A region of the Thioploca ingrica genome:
CCGGTACCGGTAAGGAAGCGATTGAAGAATTAGCTGGCCAAACGGCCGCATTACTCAATGGCAAACCGATAACGGTAAAAGTGTATCCGAAACAGATTGCTTTTAATGTGTTACCCCAGATTGATATTTTCATGGAAAACGGCTATACCAAAGAAGAGATGAAAATGGTATGGGAGACCCAGAAAATTTTTGAAGATGATTCTATTCTAGTCAACCCAACGACTGTCCGAGTACCGGTTTTTTACGGTCACTCCGAAGCGGTACATATCGAAACCCGTGACAAAATAACAGTTGAACAAGCACGCGCGTTATTGCAACGGGCACCGGGTGTGGTCTTAATGGATGAACGTCAACCGGGGGGATATCCAACCGCTGTCACCGAAGCAGCTAATCAAGATCCGGTCTTTGTGGGGCGTATTCGTGAAGATATTTCTCATCCACGGGGACTGAATTTATGGGTAGTGGCTGACAATATCCGTAAAGGTGCTGCTTTGAATGCCATTCAAATTGCGGAAATTTTAATAAAAGACTATATATAATTTATACTTATTAGTATATCATAAAGTATATTCTAGAAATCGTATGGAACTTAGCATGTTCTCGTGTAATTTTCTACCAACTGGCTCACAATCCGGTTAAAATAGCTATCAATTGCACGAGAACTGTCTATTAGGTCAAGTTTTTGAATCTAAAAGAAGTAAATTGAATATCGTACTTAACCTATGGCCTAAGGGCTGCCTTTGAGTACATAGGTAGCGTGCTGTGACATTGAGTTGAAACAATGAACTCTTTAGTTTTAAAAAAAGTTACTACTGAGACGAGCATTCCTCATGCGGGTATGCTGAGGTAACTCTTAAGGAGATTATGATGATGCACAAACTAGCGGCGACCTTGGCCTTGTTGATAGGTACACTCTTTGCGCGAGATATCTATGCGTTAGGGCTGAGCCATATCCAGGTTTTTTCTAAGTTAAATGAGCCTTTAAATGCGAAGATAAACGTTCTTGCTATTCCCAAAGGCAGTATTGCTAGTCTTAAAGTCGATCTCGCTTCAGCCAGTGCTTTTGGTCGAGCGGGGATAGAGCGTCCCTATGTATTAACGGCAATACGATTTAATATTGAACCAGTTGGTAAAACCGACGCAGTCATTCGGTTAACAACCGCTCAGCCTTTAAAAGAACCCTTCCTTAACTTTTTAGTCGAAGTGACTTGGCCAAGTGGGCGAATTTTACGTGAATATACGGTCTTATTAGATCCGCCCTTGTATAAAAAGAAACCACCGATAGTGACTGCTCGTTCTCCCAAAGAACAACCTCAATCACCACGTACTACTGGTGGTAAATCAACTTCTGCAAGTGCTCAGAGAAAAGGAACCGGAAAAACCGGTGAGCGTCGCACCAGTTCAAAAGGGGGTGCTGGTTCCTACACAGTGAATCCAAGCGATACCTTGTGGAAAATTGCTCTGCAAACTCAACCGTCCGGAAAGAATGCGCACCGGCATATGGTTAACATTTATAATGCTAATCCTCATGCTTTTATCAGAAATGATATGAATTTGATTAAGGCCGGGGTTAATTTGCGGATACCAGAGTGGGGTGGTGAACCGACTCCGCAGCAACCAATTCCTACAAACGGTGTAGAGGAACCAGGAACTCCAGAGAATACAGGGAAGATAGAAAAACCATTACCTCCAACTGGAAGAAAAAGTACTTTAGAAGAACAGGGTGGTGACGGAACAGGAACACTTACTGTTACAACATCAGAATCAGAATCACCGCAACCTAAAGAAACAAGAACCACAGGTTTAGGTTTAAAACCTTCTGCAGAAAGTGGTGAAGTAGAAGGTTTGCAAAAGCAACTTAATCAGATTACTGAAGAAAATGCTACCTTTAAAGCTGAAAATAAAGATTTAAAAGCAAACTTGTCAGCGACCAAGAAATTGGTTGAGGACACGAAAAAAGATGTAGATGCTCTAAAAGATGTAGATGCTCTAATTAAAGTTCAAAACCAAAAACTAGCTGAATTACAAAGCGATTTCAATAAATTGCAAGCTCAATTAGATGAAAAATCTAAAGAGAATGAACTGCTTAAAAAAGAGAATGAAGGTCTAAGCAAACAACTTGCTGAAGCAAAAGCGACATCAGTAGCACAGGAAGAAACTAAACAACCGCAACTAGCTGAGAAACCGGCTCAACCGCCACAACCCAAGGAAGAAACTAAACAACCGCAACTAACTGAGAAACCGGCTCAACCGCCACAACCCAAGGAAGAAACTAAACAACCGCAACTAACCGAGGAACCGGCTCAACCGCCACAACCCAAGGAAGAAACTAAACAACCGCAACTAACTGAGAAACCGGCTCAACCGCCACAACCCAAGGAAGAAACTAAACAACCGCAACTAACTGAGAAACCGGTTAAACAACCTCCGGTTAAAGAACAAGAGCCTAGCTTCATCGATCAAATCCCCGGTGGTTGGATGACAGTCGGTGGTGT
Encoded here:
- a CDS encoding aspartate-semialdehyde dehydrogenase, whose product is MSRLFDVAVVGATGAVGETMISILEERNFPVNNLYLLASSRSEGKRIDFKGKSLVVSDLEKFDFAKVQIGLFSPGASVSAIYAPKAAQAGCVVVDNTSQFRQDKDIPLVVPEVNPQAIAQYKSRYIIANPNCSTIQMLVALKPIYDAVGIERINVATYQSVSGTGKEAIEELAGQTAALLNGKPITVKVYPKQIAFNVLPQIDIFMENGYTKEEMKMVWETQKIFEDDSILVNPTTVRVPVFYGHSEAVHIETRDKITVEQARALLQRAPGVVLMDERQPGGYPTAVTEAANQDPVFVGRIREDISHPRGLNLWVVADNIRKGAALNAIQIAEILIKDYI